The nucleotide sequence GAAAAGCACATTGGGGGGGTCACATGCAGGGTGCCCTTAGGGAGTTTTGGGAAGAGAAGCTGCAGCCAACATGTGTAATGttatatatacagtggacgctcgtgttgcgaacatgatccatgcgggaggcacattcacaacccgcagGATTCACAACCTGCAGTAccatgtctgtgcatgcgcaggttGCGATTCGGCtcttctgagcatgcacaaagcacaatttagtgcttctgcgcgtGCACAAGTGCTGAAACCCAGAAgcaacctgttccggtacttctgggttcggcgcggtgcacaacccgaaaacgcacaacatgaagcgtctgtaacccgaggtgtgactgtaatgtatacagtggtacctgaggttacatatgcttcaggttacagactccgctaacccagaaataacgcttcagattaagaactttgcttcaggataagaacagaaatcgtgctctggcggcgcagcggcagagggagaccccattagctaaagtggtgcttcaggttaagaacagtttcaagttaagaatggacctccagaacgaattaagttcttaacctgaagtaccactgtataggaatgaATGACCGAGTGGTGCAAGGGCTTTGGTAGCATCCCAGAGCCCCTCACTCGGCCTTCCTTTAGCCAGATAATTATATTTCTTGCGCTTCTTTtgtttaatagaatcatagaacattTGGactggaaggggccccaaggttcatcttgtccaaccccctgcaatgcaggaatctcagctaacgcatccatgacagatggccatccaacctctgcttaaaaacttccaaggaaggagattctgcagCTTCCCGAGGGAGACAgttcccactgttgaacagctcttattatcagaaagttcttccatatGTCTAAAGGGAATCTCCTTATATTGTATTGTACTGTATATCAAATTTgagtccccaggtgttgttggactacaactcccatcatcctcttcttgcaggagcagtggtcaggaatgatgggactttGTGGGGCAGGTAtccaaatttgagaaacactggaagaaactacatctcccagaagaCTTTGGGTCTGGATAAGAAAGAAGGCTTGAGAAGCCCCACAAGCACTTTCTTCTGTCAGCCCTCAGGTATTCTTCCtggcaggaaggagaagaggcAGAACAGGATTGTTGTGATAAGGAGAAGCACATTGGAGTAAGACAGAGGTCACTTGCAGGATTTCCTTTGGGAGTTCATCATGGAAGTAAAGCTGCAGCTGACTCATGTAAAGTGTGAATGTGGGTGAGAAGCAGGAGAGGGGAGGTATGCGTCTATGGGCTTATCCACATTAACTAttggccccccaccccacccccaaaactgcTCTTTGGTGCTCATTTAGAGGAGCAAGCAGCAATTCAGATTCCCCCCATATTGGCCTTTGATCCAACCTATCCCTAAATAGCAAGTTTCcccttggaaaggagtggggcaagggggaaactgctcagaCACGTGCTTTCCAAGTGGATGTGTgagggaaagagaggagagaggtaGAATTGGAGAATTGGAAGGGGATctgcaggtcatctagtccaaccccctgcaattgagtaattagaatatgcagttgtaatgGGTAAATATATGGaaccatggaagggggggggagggaagtcgatGACCATGATTGTGTGAGTTAATTGAATGGAACATGGAAACTTGTAATGGGAAAAGGCACAAATAATTGTCTggatttttaattaaataaaagacGTTGCCAGGTCTCTGGCACCATCCCGAAGCCCTCGCTCCAACCTCCCGAAGTCAGATAATAGTatttctggtgttgttgttttgtttcttcttttgtattttattttgccatAGAATTCCGATTGTAATGCCAAACTCAACTAAATCGTACATTACATtacaacctctgcttgaaaaccttcaTGAAAAGTgaggtgtgtatgtgagagaaaaGGGGGAGGTGAAGCCCCCTTGGATATTGTTCCTAAAATCGGTGGATGCTCTATTAGACTGCAGCAGTATAATTGGAAATAATTGGTGGTGGATCAAAATTGGCTTATTTAAATTGTTAgttggtaaaagaaaaaaaacttattAGGATACCATTTACAAGAGGCACCCCTtagattttgactgcctaggggcctccacagggtttaatcctgcaCTGGTGGTGGCAGGAAAACAATAGGGATTTTCGGGACATAACAGACTTCCCATAAGAAGTTTCTGGTTGTGCGGGGCGGTGGGTAGATTGGCAGACAGGATGGGGTAGGGTTGCCATGCTCTGGAACTTCCAAGAAATAGCCAGGAGCCAGCTGTCGGAAATGGTGTCCTGGTGGAAATTGCTGTAATGTCCGGAAAAATCCAGACGtacggcaacccatgtcagaagtgtagaaTTTGGTTAATTTCCAttaacttgccccccccccccaaaaaaaaagttcaaaaacatttgtgtccagattttcactttttgaaatatggcaacactaagGATCGGTCAGACAAACACAGTCCTATCTGAAAAAATAAAAGATAACCCTAGGAATAGAGTGATGGAGGAATGGGATGGGTTGTTGAGGTATTTAAAAATGAGATGCGACCCTAGCATGGATTTCGCTTTGTAATAGCTCTTGTGGAAAAAAAGCAAATGGACAAGGTAATGATTTCTGTGAAGTAGATACGAATATAATGATATATTAATTGAAGTTTCAGTGTTCAACTGGACTATTTATATGTTATATTTGGAAGTGGCGGAGTATAGGAAGAGGGAAGTCGATTTAAGCACCGAATGTGTACAAGACCTGACATAAAGAAAAGATGCAGGAGATAAAACAAAATTAGTTTAAATCTATATTTGTTCCTACACTATAATGGATAGACAAAGTCTTGTTCACTAGGAAACTATTTGGTTTTATTATAAACTGTGTGTAATGTTTTTCTTTTATGTACGATGATATTGAGTGTGTCGGTCTGTATGTTAAATAtgattgttgttgtgttgttgttgttttgtgtttttttgttgttgtcgtggCTATTGTTTGTAGTTCcttgttggtttttttctttggaaaatggaaaatgaacaataaaaagaattttttttttaaaaaaaggattggtCAGACACACTAAGGTCTGGACAAGTTTAAACAATGGAGGGGCCGAAGGTGCTCTCTTGTCTTGAATCAtccaacatgcagcttcattGAAGGTCCTCAAATTCAAGTGTTTTGAGAGTGGAGGAGAAACTTCATCCTTTCCACTTTCGtcctgccatgcataattttaaaaatttctATCGTGTCACCTCTCACTTTGCTTTTcagaaaagccccaaatgcttttTGATGTGAGGTGACCAGGATTATTCCAAATGCACTTGCACCCTAGATTTGTATAATGACACTATGATATTGTATggggaatttgcctttttcacagacTCTGTACACACACTGGGCCAAAATCTTTGAGCTGTTCACTATGACCCCAAGGTATTCTTGCTGGTCAGTCAATACCAgtaggtttccgagcacaattcaaatgttgggcgctcgccctgtggaatgccctcccatcagatgacaaggaaataaacaactatctgacttttagaagacacctgaaggtagccctgtttagggaagtgtttaatgtttgatattttcttgcgcttttaattctgttgggagccgcccagagtggctggggaatgaatgaatgaatgaatgaataaattattattattattattattattattattattattattattatcccatagGCCAATGAAGGGCCACTGCTAAAGTTTTATTTTCATACAGGGCAGTAAAAAGAGGCAGCCCCATGTCCACCGTGATCCTCTGCCAAGCCGTCAGTTGAAAGCCAAGGAGAACGATGCAGAAGTGCCTTTCCCTGGGAGCAATGTTGTTGCTGGAGCACTCCTACTCTCTCCCACCCAGTCCAGGTAGGTCAGCAACTAAATGGTTTTCACAGGCGtatgccctgtggaacgccttcccatcaatataaaggaaataagcaactatctgacttttagaagacatccaaggagtgtggtggagtggccttctttggaggtctttaagcggaggcttgacagccacctgtcaggaatgctttgatggtgtttcctgcttggcagggggttggactggatggcccttgtggtctcttccaactctatgattctatgatctgaaggcagccctgtttagggaagttattaatgtttgatgttttattctgtttttagtcctctgttgggagccaaccagagcggctggggaaacccagccagatgggcagggtataagtaataaatttgttgttgttgttgttgttgttgttaaagaagaATCCAGAGGTCACTGTGCATCAGGGAATCTTCTGGAAAGGAAAAATAAGGAGCAATTTATGCAGACAGTGACATTATGCCACAGACTGTGCCAGAGGAGAGTGTCACACTCACCAAAGGCAGGTTATGGGGAACACCAAGCCAAGAGGGAGCCGCTGAGGGCACCACAACAAAGAGGAACATTGAAAGGGGAGAGTTGTTTGGGGCACCGAATTTCAGCATTTCACAGGGCGGTGTTGGAATTtcaaagcccaaagtctgccatgCACTCGCACCTTCCTTGGGCGGCTCAATGTAGCTTtcaaggtggggggtgggattgtaacagtccatggggtcacgaagagtcagacacgactaaacgacaacaaccaCTACATCATGACAAGGAATCCCAGCAAGGAACATAAAAAAGCTGCTGAGAACCTGACCCCAATGATATAGGATGGCAGCCTTGTACACTCACTTGCACATCTCGAAAAGCCACTTCTGTgagggagagactccatcaggcaaggccttattccacctgcctttccccaccccccagtctctgcttctcaatttgtctTTCTATTATgttatgcactgtggcttgctgttgtGTTATTGATTGTAGTTTGGAAGTTATTGTAATTGTTaggagtgggtttctgtttaatgTTTATATGCTGGTATTtaatattattctatactataCTATTCTAGTGATTGTTGAATGCTACTTTATtagatgtaggttgcttattttaaagttatgttttattatcacatttttgtattgcattagagtGTAATAAGGTGTACATTGTTTATTCAGCctgtaaaccgccttgggtattgtaagatagaaagactgtatacaaattaaaagtgatgatgatgactaAAGTGAGGCCACTTTGTGTGAAGAACAGAGGGGCTGTGGGCATTTTGCCCAAATCTGGGCCTACCCCTTAATGCAATTTGTGTATGGGTGGCTGCGAGAGCTTCCACAGGTTCAAGCTTCATATCTTGCATATCATAGCACAACCATCATTCAGTTTGTATTGTGTGGTTCCTTCTCTTCCAGACTCAGAATAACTTTTTCACCTTCTCTCTAAGCAGGTGACACCAGTAGAAAATATACCTGCCCGATCTGTGGCGAGTGCTTTGCCTCCACGTTGGCTATTGCCggacaccagagaatccacacaggagagaagccccaGAAGACCAGTGAGAGTGGGGAATGTTTTGGTCAGAGTTCAGGGCTTTCGAGCCACCAAAGAAcctgtcaaagagaaaaaccctATAAGTGTGCAAAGTGTGGGAAAACGTTTACTCATCGATCCGTCCTTCGGCTCCATCAGAATGTCCATGCAGGAGACAACTCCTATCACTGCTGGGAGTGTGGAGCGAAACATTCCCGACTCTCGGATTTTGTGAAGCATCTCAGAGCCCACGCAAGAATAAAACCAtacaaatgcttggagtgtgggaaaTGTTTCCCCCAGAATTCGCAGCTTTGTGAACACCAGAGAGTCCACACAGGAAAGAAACTACACAAATACTTACAGTCTGAGACGAGCTTCTCTAGACGGCGGCAACTGGTGAGACGCCAGCAGATCTATAAGGGGGGGAAACCCTACAAGTGCATTAAATGTGGCAAGTCGTTTGCTCAGCGCACTGCCCTTGCAATCCATCGGAAGGGCCACTCAGCAAAGAAACtatataaatgcttggagtgttgGAAATATTTTCCTAGCCAATCATTTTTTGTGaaacatcagagaatccacacaggattCCACCAATGTGATGGGTGTGGGAAACGTTTTCTCTGGAGATCACAGCTTATTGTACACCAGAAAATCCCCAAAGGAGAGAAATGCCACAAATGCAATGAGTGTGAGTCATACTTCTCCTGTAGGCCACAACTTGTTATTCATCAGCGAACCCATTCAGGAGAAAAGCCTCATATgtgcttggagtgtgggaaaTGCTTCCCCACAAAATCAGATCTTGTTCAACACCAGATAATCCACCCAGGaaagaaaccctatcaatgcacAGAGTGTAGGAAATGTTTTTTCGATAAACCTGCCCTTTTGAGCCATCAGATGGTTCACAATGGAGAGAGTCCCCATAAATGTGCCGAGTGTGGGGAAAGATTTGTTTCGCCGGAAGAACTTGAAATCCATCAGggaatccacacaggagagaaaccctacaaatgcgtggaatgtggaaaatgtTTTGCCGGCCTAGCAGACCTTGATGAACACCAGAGAGTGCACATCAGAGAGGGGCCTTATGAATGTAGAGATTGTGGGAAATGTTTTTCTACTTCATCACATCTTAATAGACATAAGAAAGCCCACCCAGGAGAGCCATATAAATGTTTGGACTGTGGAAAGGTATTTTCTCATTCACATACCCTTAAGGGGCACCAGAAAAAACATACAGCAGAGAGATGCCatgaatgcttggaatgtggaaaatgtTTTCCTAGGAAATACAGTCTTATGCttcatcagagaatccacacaggggagaggcCCTACAAATGCTTAGAATGTGGGGAATGCTTTTCAAGGAGAGACGGTCTTGCAAAACATCAGAGAGTCCACACAGGAGAGATATCCTATAAATGCACAGAGTGTGAGGAATGTTTTACTAGTGAATCACGGTTTATCATCCATCAGAAGAGCCATGCAGAAGAGCCTTacaaatgtatggaatgtggaaaatcCTTTCCTAATAATATGAAGTTTCGTAGACACCAGAAAACTCATACTAAACCGGAACGCTACAAATGTGTGCAATGTAGAAAATTATTTGCCAGCCCAGCAGACCTTGATGAACACCAGAGAGTGCACATAGGAGAGGGGCCTTATAAATGTGAAGATTGTGGGAAACGTTTTTCTACTTCACCACGTCTTATGAGACATAAGAGAGTCCACCCAAGAAAGccatataaatgtttggaatgtggaatgaTATTTTCTCATTCACATACCCTTAAGGGGCACCAGAAAAAACATACAGTAGATAGATGCCacaaatgcttggaatgtgggaaatgTTTTTCTAGGAAACACTGTCTTAGGCTtcatcagagaacccacacaggggagaagccctacaaatgCTTAGAATGTGGGAAATTCTTTTCGAGGAGAGACAGTCTTCTGAAACATCggagaatccacacaggaacgATATTCCATAAATGCACAGAGTGTGAGGAATGTTTTGCTAGCGAATGGCGGCTTATCATGCATCAGAAGAGCCATGCAGAAGAGCCCTacaaatgtatggaatgtggaaaatcCTTTCCTGATAATAAGAAGTTTCGTAGACACCAGAAAATTCATACTAAATCGGAACCCTAGAAAGCATATCTCATCATCCCTAGGGCAATCAATACAGGAGACAAGCCCTACAAATGCTTGGAGAGTGAAAAATGTTTTACTGAAAAGTCAGGGCTTCTTATACCCAAGAGAGTCCACACAGGAGAGAGGCCTTACCAGTGTGTAGAGTGTGGGAAATGTTTCTCACAGAGGAACCTTAAAGAACACCAGAGACTCCATAAGGAATAGAAAGCACATAAATGTTGGGAGTGCGGGAAACGTTTTAATAAGATTTTGTTACAGATTTTTCATAATATAATAAGATAAAAGAAAcaaatctaaattaaaaaaaaaacagaaacaaagagaGACGGATAAGAGAAAAtaccaaaggaaaacaacaatacagaagaaaataaaagagaaaaggacTTTTGATTCTCCCGGCTATCTgttacataaaataaattattcaaaatattcaccCTAGAATGACATCCAACAGATCTACTTTCTGTTAGGCAATATTTTCCTAGTCTTCTATCCCAAATGTATCTGATTAATTCATATTCCTTTATATACAAAAAGTCCAAAAGGGGTTCTCTAATTATTGCTATTAATAAATTTCAGCAATCATTTTTCTCTAAACAAACATATGAACTTTGCCTCTATTCTTCAACAACCATTCCTCcatattaaatgttaaagtgTCTTTCCATCTTCGCCCACACAAGAGTTTCttctatttatatattaaaacagCATTCCACAATCATTTTCATATTGTGTATTCATTAATTGAATTTCCAAATTGTAGACAAAGACCTTTCTCTCTCAACTCTATCTCTGCCGGCTCAGGTTGTCTCTTCATTTCTCCATCCTTAGCTTCATTCCACTCCTCCAACACCACAATTCTACTTTTTCATTCCTCTAAACACCATTTTCTGGCAATCTTTACCGAAATTGCTCCCTGAAGtctctgtttttatttgatttttcaaatatagatttacaacaaaaccaaatacatttCCATGTACAGAGTTTTCTCTTAATCTTGAGACCCCCCCATGCCCTCCATGGCTCCTAATGTCAgtgttttcaactgcatattatatcAAATCTACAGtatattttatatctatccatattataCATAgaatttgttacattacaagtgagattaaaatcctgctaatgttttcatctgcttacaatagtctcctaaataaattataaatttcccccattctttcttgaagttttcgtcttcttggttcctgagttttccggtcagttttgccattttcgcgtagtccaacagcttgatttgccattcttctctggtctggattctgtctttgttccatctctgggctagtagcatccatgTGGCTcttgtcacatacataaaaagtctttcctGCTCCTTTGGGATGTCAGTACCTTCAATTActaataaaaaagcttcctttttatatacaaaatttattttaaacattttccccccaattcattatctATCATCTCCCataaagcttttattaccttacacaaccaccacatacgataaaaggtaccttctttctctttaccagtacatttccagcagatatttctactggttctatacatttttgctagcttaGTCAActaccaccggtacatcattttcatatcgTTTTCTTTCAGCCCTAAATTTCAAATCCGTTTTCTATAACTTTTCCCAAGTCCTTTGCTCAGTGTATCATGACAGATTTGACCAGTTTGTCTCTTGTGTGCCATTCCAAGAGCAATTTGTACAAAatatacatacaaaaatgtggcATTTCATCCTTCTCTAATCTGCTTTCATTCACCATTTCATTAAACTCTGCTctaatcatttttatttgctcatcAAGGAAAATGCCAACAGTCACTGGAATGCCCAGTGACATGTTTTCCATAAGGAATGTGCTTGATCTTATTAACAATTCAATctctcttcatgaccccatggaccagagcatgcccagcactcctgtcttccactgcctcctgcagtttggtcagactcatgttggtagtgcctggaggtggttggaggatggatggcggctaacagattgagcagcaggactggtgactgggagtggccgccgggaccacataacaccagtcctgagagatctacattggctcccagtaagtttctgagcacaattcaaagtgttggtgctgacctttaaagcccgaaacagcctcggtcctgtatacctgagggagcatctccacccccatcattcagcccggacactgagatccagcgctgagggccttctggcagttcgctcactacgagaagcaaagctacagggaaccaggcagagggccttctcggtagtggcgcctgccctgtggaactccctcccatcagaggtcaaagagattagcaactacttgacattcagaaaatacctgaaggcagccctgtttagggaagtttttaatctgtgacattttaatgtattttggtgtttgttggaagccgcccagaaggctggggggacccggccagatgggcggggtacggataataaaattattattattattattattattattattattattattattattattattatcttcgagaacactgtccaaccgtctcgtcctctgtcgtccccttctccttgtgccctcagtctttcccaacatcagggtcttttccagggagtgatgtggccaaagtattggagcctcagcttcaggatctgtccttccagtgagcactcagggctgatttccttaagaatggatagtttttatctttttgcagtccatgggactctcaagggtctcctccagcaccgtaattcaaaaacatcaattatttggcgatcagccttctttgtggtccagctctcacttccatacatcactgctgggaaaaccataccttttACTATACAGTacgtacggacctttgtcagcatggtgatgtttctgctttttacgatgctgtctaggtttgtcattgcttttcttccaaaaagcaggcgtcttctaatttcgtgactgcggTCACCATCTACAGAGATCATGgagccaggaggtgatggaccagtggccatgatcttagtttttttgatgttgagcttcagaccata is from Lacerta agilis isolate rLacAgi1 chromosome 2, rLacAgi1.pri, whole genome shotgun sequence and encodes:
- the LOC117042650 gene encoding zinc finger protein 345-like isoform X2, which gives rise to MQKCLSLGAMLLLEHSYSLPPSPGDTSRKYTCPICGECFASTLAIAGHQRIHTGEKPQKTSESGECFGQSSGLSSHQRTCQREKPYKCAKCGKTFTHRSVLRLHQNVHAGDNSYHCWECGAKHSRLSDFVKHLRAHARIKPYKCLECGKCFPQNSQLCEHQRVHTGKKLHKYLQSETSFSRRRQLVRRQQIYKGGKPYKCIKCGKSFAQRTALAIHRKGHSAKKLYKCLECWKYFPSQSFFVKHQRIHTGFHQCDGCGKRFLWRSQLIVHQKIPKGEKCHKCNECESYFSCRPQLVIHQRTHSGEKPHMCLECGKCFPTKSDLVQHQIIHPGKKPYQCTECRKCFFDKPALLSHQMVHNGESPHKCAECGERFVSPEELEIHQGIHTGEKPYKCVECGKCFAGLADLDEHQRVHIREGPYECRDCGKCFSTSSHLNRHKKAHPGEPYKCLDCGKVFSHSHTLKGHQKKHTAERCHECLECGKCFPRKYSLMLHQRIHTGERPYKCLECGECFSRRDGLAKHQRVHTGEISYKCTECEECFTSESRFIIHQKSHAEEPYKCMECGKSFPNNMKFRRHQKTHTKPERYKCVQCRKLFASPADLDEHQRVHIGEGPYKCEDCGKRFSTSPRLMRHKRVHPRKPYKCLECGMIFSHSHTLKGHQKKHTVDRCHKCLECGKCFSRKHCLRLHQRTHTGEKPYKCLECGKFFSRRDSLLKHRRIHTGTIFHKCTECEECFASEWRLIMHQKSHAEEPYKCMECGKSFPDNKKFRRHQKIHTKSEP
- the LOC117042650 gene encoding zinc finger protein 91-like isoform X1, with amino-acid sequence MQKCLSLGAMLLLEHSYSLPPSPAGDTSRKYTCPICGECFASTLAIAGHQRIHTGEKPQKTSESGECFGQSSGLSSHQRTCQREKPYKCAKCGKTFTHRSVLRLHQNVHAGDNSYHCWECGAKHSRLSDFVKHLRAHARIKPYKCLECGKCFPQNSQLCEHQRVHTGKKLHKYLQSETSFSRRRQLVRRQQIYKGGKPYKCIKCGKSFAQRTALAIHRKGHSAKKLYKCLECWKYFPSQSFFVKHQRIHTGFHQCDGCGKRFLWRSQLIVHQKIPKGEKCHKCNECESYFSCRPQLVIHQRTHSGEKPHMCLECGKCFPTKSDLVQHQIIHPGKKPYQCTECRKCFFDKPALLSHQMVHNGESPHKCAECGERFVSPEELEIHQGIHTGEKPYKCVECGKCFAGLADLDEHQRVHIREGPYECRDCGKCFSTSSHLNRHKKAHPGEPYKCLDCGKVFSHSHTLKGHQKKHTAERCHECLECGKCFPRKYSLMLHQRIHTGERPYKCLECGECFSRRDGLAKHQRVHTGEISYKCTECEECFTSESRFIIHQKSHAEEPYKCMECGKSFPNNMKFRRHQKTHTKPERYKCVQCRKLFASPADLDEHQRVHIGEGPYKCEDCGKRFSTSPRLMRHKRVHPRKPYKCLECGMIFSHSHTLKGHQKKHTVDRCHKCLECGKCFSRKHCLRLHQRTHTGEKPYKCLECGKFFSRRDSLLKHRRIHTGTIFHKCTECEECFASEWRLIMHQKSHAEEPYKCMECGKSFPDNKKFRRHQKIHTKSEP